One stretch of Chitinophagales bacterium DNA includes these proteins:
- a CDS encoding molybdenum cofactor biosynthesis protein MoaE → MNERKIKNIFIEGAITPNFIAESIAKHQNKTDIGAHQIFLGQVRADIIDNKEVELIEYSCYTDMALNTFHNIRESCFEKFDISCMHIYHSIGKVKKGEICLFIFVSSKHRKVAFEACSFLVEEIKTKVPIFGKEVFKNEDFKWKVNN, encoded by the coding sequence ATGAATGAAAGAAAAATAAAAAATATATTTATTGAAGGAGCTATCACTCCAAATTTTATAGCCGAGTCTATTGCTAAGCACCAAAACAAAACAGACATAGGGGCACATCAAATATTTTTAGGTCAAGTAAGAGCAGATATTATTGACAATAAAGAAGTAGAATTAATAGAATACTCTTGCTATACAGATATGGCTTTAAATACATTTCACAATATAAGAGAATCCTGTTTTGAAAAATTTGACATTTCCTGTATGCACATTTATCACAGCATTGGCAAAGTTAAAAAAGGAGAAATATGCCTATTTATTTTTGTTTCATCTAAACACCGAAAAGTAGCATTTGAAGCGTGTAGTTTTTTGGTTGAAGAAATCAAAACAAAAGTTCCAATTTTTGGTAAAGAGGTTTTTAAGAATGAAGATTTTAAATGGAAAGTAAATAATTAA
- a CDS encoding bifunctional molybdenum cofactor biosynthesis protein MoaC/MoaB, with protein sequence MVDITAKSNTLRQAIATAIVKVSKKETIEAIKNNTVPKGNVLEISKAAGLLGVKQTANLIPDCHPLPIEYTHISYEIKGLEITITMEVKTIYKTGVEVEAMHGVSIVALTMYDMLKPIDKGIEIQNIKLLEKKGGKSDYKYQINKKALKAVVIVCSDTISAGKKEDRAGKAIINKLKESEIEILKYEIIPDEKEIIQSKVETYSEAKADLLIFTGGTGLSPRDVTPESISPLLDREIPGIAEAARNYGQERTPYSMLSRSLAGVKGETLILSLPGSTKGAQESMDALFPQLLHIFNILKGKQHQ encoded by the coding sequence ATGGTAGATATAACAGCAAAATCAAACACACTAAGACAAGCCATAGCTACAGCAATAGTTAAAGTAAGCAAAAAAGAAACTATTGAAGCTATAAAAAACAACACCGTTCCTAAAGGAAATGTACTTGAAATTTCAAAAGCGGCAGGTCTTTTAGGGGTAAAACAAACGGCTAATTTAATTCCGGATTGTCATCCTTTGCCTATAGAATATACTCATATAAGCTACGAAATAAAAGGTTTAGAAATAACTATAACTATGGAGGTAAAAACCATATATAAAACCGGAGTTGAAGTGGAAGCTATGCACGGTGTATCTATAGTAGCACTAACCATGTACGATATGCTAAAACCTATAGATAAAGGTATTGAAATACAAAATATTAAATTATTAGAAAAGAAAGGTGGAAAATCTGATTATAAATATCAAATTAATAAAAAGGCATTAAAAGCTGTTGTAATAGTATGTTCAGATACCATTTCTGCCGGCAAAAAAGAAGATAGAGCAGGCAAAGCCATTATAAATAAGCTTAAAGAAAGTGAAATTGAAATTTTAAAATACGAAATTATCCCTGATGAAAAAGAGATTATTCAATCAAAAGTTGAAACATACAGCGAAGCAAAAGCTGACTTACTCATATTTACAGGAGGCACAGGATTATCGCCAAGAGATGTTACGCCAGAATCTATAAGCCCGCTTTTAGATAGAGAAATACCCGGCATAGCCGAAGCTGCAAGAAATTATGGACAAGAAAGAACACCTTATTCTATGCTATCGAGAAGTTTGGCCGGAGTAAAAGGCGAAACATTAATACTTTCACTACCGGGTTCTACAAAAGGAGCTCAAGAATCTATGGATGCGTTGTTTCCTCAGCTACTCCATATTTTCAATATTTTAAAAGGAAAACAACATCAATAA
- a CDS encoding Crp/Fnr family transcriptional regulator gives MEDSEKLLACTQCISINKNIRSLTYDECRLLSLAKTRNVYKKGQVIFNESNHPSGLYCIQRGMVKIYKLRLDGKEQIVRFAGDGDFIGYRSVLSQEPYRASAVAISDTYLCHIPSKSLFEFIEQNPKFAVQLIKNLAENLRDAERRLINISSMQAGARVASAILLLYNKFGVNNKGELNVHLTRKEIGELANATTETAIREISKLKKEGIINIKGKELILKKIDKLKEISEFI, from the coding sequence ATGGAAGATTCGGAAAAATTATTAGCATGCACACAGTGTATATCTATAAACAAAAATATACGCTCACTCACTTATGACGAATGTAGGCTGCTTAGTTTAGCAAAAACCAGGAACGTATATAAAAAAGGACAAGTTATTTTCAATGAATCAAATCATCCTTCGGGGTTGTATTGCATTCAAAGAGGCATGGTTAAAATATATAAATTAAGATTAGACGGCAAAGAACAAATAGTGAGATTTGCAGGAGATGGAGATTTTATAGGCTACCGATCGGTATTAAGTCAAGAACCTTACAGAGCTTCTGCTGTTGCTATATCCGATACTTACTTATGCCATATTCCCTCTAAAAGCTTATTTGAGTTTATTGAACAAAATCCAAAATTTGCGGTTCAATTAATTAAAAACTTAGCAGAAAATTTAAGAGATGCAGAAAGGCGGTTAATTAATATATCTAGCATGCAAGCGGGTGCAAGAGTTGCCAGTGCCATTTTATTACTTTATAACAAATTTGGTGTAAATAACAAAGGTGAATTGAATGTACACCTTACTAGAAAAGAAATAGGAGAACTGGCAAATGCTACTACCGAAACAGCCATAAGAGAAATTTCAAAACTTAAAAAAGAAGGAATTATCAATATAAAAGGTAAAGAACTTATTCTTAAAAAAATAGATAAACTAAAAGAGATAAGCGAATTTATATAG
- the narI gene encoding respiratory nitrate reductase subunit gamma: protein MKNLLEKITKTKWINIALFLMLIPFSGLKAQNNILQSDYFLTIAGMILAFLAFFILIIVVLKKDNIVNSINLNVKLLLYAGLFILALCVLYNLFTSGSAVINNLIFTGLPYAAIAVFLIGSIVRYRTTEFKVSSLSTQFLEGKKLFLGSQLFHWSIIFLFFGHLTAFLFPKTVLLWNRMPVRLLILEVTAFAFGLSLLLGICLLIHRRLTQKRLMEVSNSMDMIVYLILLVQIVSGLLVAYSHRWGSSWFASSLSPYLKSVFLFNPDASVVVSLPWIIRLHIFSAFFIIAIIPFTRFMHFLVAPIDYLWRSYQQVYWNWDRKEIRTSTKHNNGKPYQNH, encoded by the coding sequence ATGAAAAATTTATTAGAAAAAATAACAAAAACAAAATGGATAAACATAGCCTTGTTTTTAATGCTAATACCATTTTCAGGTTTAAAAGCTCAAAATAATATTTTACAATCTGATTATTTTTTAACGATAGCCGGAATGATATTGGCTTTTTTGGCATTTTTTATTTTAATAATTGTAGTACTTAAAAAAGACAACATAGTTAACTCCATAAATCTCAATGTAAAGCTTTTATTGTATGCAGGTTTGTTTATTTTGGCATTATGTGTTTTGTATAATCTATTTACATCGGGCAGTGCCGTTATTAATAATTTAATATTTACAGGATTGCCGTATGCGGCTATAGCTGTTTTTTTAATAGGAAGTATAGTTCGTTATCGTACTACAGAGTTTAAAGTTTCGTCTTTATCAACACAGTTTTTAGAGGGTAAAAAATTATTTTTGGGTAGCCAATTATTTCACTGGAGTATAATATTTTTATTTTTTGGTCATTTAACGGCTTTTTTATTCCCAAAAACTGTTTTGCTGTGGAATAGAATGCCTGTTCGTTTATTAATTTTAGAGGTTACGGCTTTTGCTTTTGGTTTAAGTTTATTGTTGGGTATTTGTTTACTTATTCATAGAAGATTGACTCAAAAAAGATTGATGGAAGTAAGCAATAGTATGGATATGATTGTGTATTTAATACTTTTAGTTCAAATCGTTTCGGGGTTATTGGTGGCTTATTCTCACAGATGGGGTTCATCTTGGTTTGCCAGTAGTTTAAGTCCTTATTTAAAATCGGTGTTTTTATTTAATCCCGATGCTTCAGTAGTGGTAAGTTTACCTTGGATAATTAGATTGCATATATTTTCGGCATTTTTTATTATAGCCATAATACCATTTACTCGGTTTATGCACTTTTTAGTAGCTCCTATAGATTATTTATGGAGAAGCTATCAGCAGGTTTATTGGAATTGGGATAGAAAAGAAATACGTACTTCCACTAAGCACAATAATGGAAAACCTTATCAAAACCATTAA